One Candidatus Zixiibacteriota bacterium genomic window, ACCGGCTTTTTTGTCGTAGCCTTCTTGGCCGCGAGTTTAGTCGTCCGACGAGCGGTTTTCTTCACATCAGTCTGCTTCCAGCCGTACTTGGCAATGAACTCCTCGGTCAAGCGACGGGCTTCATCGTCAGTGTATTGAACCGGCGGGGACTTCTTGAAGTATGACGACGGCTCCAGCAGAGCGCCGGAGAGGCCATTATCCAGACCGAGCTTGCAGCAACGGAGAGCATCGATCACGACTCCGGCCGAGTTCGGGCTGTCCCAGACTTCCATCTTCATTTCGATGTTAAGCGGAACGTTGCCGAACGTGGTCCCTTCCAGACGGATATAAGCCCACTTGCGGTCGGTCAGCCAGGCCACGTAATCGGACGGACCGATATGGACGTTGTCGGCGCCGATGTCGTAGTTGAGCTGCGAGGTAACAGCGTTGGTCTTGGAGATTTTCTTCGACTCCAGACGGCTGCGCTCGAGCATGTTGTAGAAATCGGTGTTGCCGCCGACGTTCAACTGCGAGGTACGCTCCAGCCGGACGCCACGCTCGAGGAACAAGCGAGTCAACACGCGGTGCGCGATCGTAGCACCGACCTGCGATTTGATATCGTCACCGATAACCGGAAGACCCTTCTCCTTGAAACGCTTCTGCCAATACGGCTCGCGAGCGATGAAGACCGGAATGCAGTTCACGAAACCGCAACCCGCCTCGAGAATCTGCTCCACGTACCACTTGGTGGCGTGTTCGGAACCGACCGGCAGGTAGTTGATCACCACGTCGGTCTTGGTATCCTTGAGCAATTTCACGATATCGACCGTGTCACCGGGAGCCTTGGTGATGATCTGTGACAGATAATATCCGAGACCGTCGTGAGTCATACCGCGCATGACCGGCACGCCGAGCTTCGGGACGTTGCAGAACTTGTAGGTGTTGTTCGGCTTGGTGAAGATCGCTTCGGACAGATCCTTACCGACTTTGTTGGCGTCGATATCGATCGCCGCCGAGAACTCTATGTCGCGAATGTGATAGCCGCCCAGGTTGACGTGCATCAGACCCGGGATCTGATCGTCATCCTTGGCCTTCTTGTAAAACTCGACACCCTGCACCAGCGATGAGGCGCAGTTGCCGACTCCGATAATGGCTACTCTGACTTTTGACATCGATTACATCCTCTGTATGAGTGTGTGCCAACGTTCCTTTTGACCCGGAAGCTATGCCGATGGTTCCGGGGTGTCAAATGGATATTGACATTTATCATAAATTATATACTATTAGTCTATGCATTATGACTAATTAGTCATAATCGACTGAAATTTATTCCACCTTCGTACGTATTGAAGGGGCATCTATGCCGGAATCACTCAACGAGAATCTCATAAACGAACTGGCCGCCAACGGCACGGCAGGAGATACCTTCCGTCGCCTGACTCCGGACAAAAAGAGCCGGGTGTACCGCACGGCCTTGAAGCTGTTCGCCGAATTCGGTTACGATGGTCTTTCGGTGGATCAGTTTTGTCGTGAAGCCGGTATCAGTAAAGGTTCGTTTTTCCAGTATTTTCCCTCCAAGAGCCACCTGCTCGAGTTCACGGTGTTGATGTTCGATGATTACCTCGGTCGCTGGATGCAGTCGTTGCGGCAGGCGGAAACGGCAGCCCTGGCGCGAGATCGTATCCGTTACCTGTGCAACGCTTTGATCGTGAACTCACGACTATATCGCGACGAAGAACAATTCTACCTGTTCGTGACAAGAGCGTTATATCATTCCGCGGTGGCTCTAGAGGGAGTCGACATAGAACGTCATTTCAGCGACTACGTGAACGATATCATCATACGCGGCGAACAGACCGGTGAAATCCGCAGTGACGCCGATGCCGAGCTTACCGCACATCTGGTCGAGCTGGTGGTCTCGGCGCTGGTCAAGCGTCGATATATCGACCATTCGATCCGCCCCCGGCAGATGGCTGATTATCTGATTTCGTTCCTGTTCGACGGGATCAAGGCCTGAGCGGTCAATAGAGTCTTCCGCCCACCTCCGCTTCATCGACTTTCTCGAAATCTCCGTATGAAATTATGTTGGGCATACCGTGAATCCTATTTATTCACCGCGACGTCAACCTTGAATCCTTCCATCGCCAGCAAGTGTTCCTGGCGCTCACGGATCATGGCTTCGGTCATCGGGAAATCCGGTCCGGTGTTTTCGATCATGATCGACGAGGTACAGGAGGCAAAGCAACCGGCTCGTCGTAAATCACCGCCGGTCTTGAGGTATTCATGCGTAAAGCCGGCCATATAGGTGTCGCCGGCGCCGGTGGAATCGAGCAGATCGACGGGATGCGGAGGGATATCGATAAAATTGTTGCCGTCGTAAATAATCGAACCCAGCTCAGCGAGAGTCACAATGACGATCTTCGGCCCCCAGCTTTTGATTATCCGCGCTGCTTCGTAAGGATCCCGGCGACAATCAATCCCGGTCAGCACTTTCCCTTCGAGTTCGTTCGGTTTGACGATATCGAACAGACCAAGGATTTCTTCGATACCGTCCACCTTCTCGTGATAAATACGCTTGTCGGCATCGGCATTGCGAATCAGACCCTGGGGATCACAGAAGAATAGACCATCGAATGTTGCGCGAATGCGGCGGATATTGTCGAATGAGACTTCCCCCAGAATCGGACCGATCAACACCGCTTCGGAGTCGGCATACCAGGCCGGATCGATCTCACCGATATCGGCCGCGCGTCCGAGCAGATCCAGGGTGCGGTTGCCCATGTTGTCGTAATAAATCAGCGAGAAACCGCCGGACTCGTTCGACGGAATAATCCTGACATCAATATGGAGTTGCGCCAGCGACTTCATCAGATGCTCGCGATAATCTTCACCGATTGCTCCAACGAGGCGTACCGGTCGACCGATCTTGGCCAGCGCCAGAGCGGCGTTGGTGGAGCAACCGCTAAGCACGCGGCCGGAGGGATTAATGCGATGTGTCTTGATATAATCGTAAACCGGATTGCCGATAGCCGTAATCATAGTCCTGTCGAGTCCTTCGTCTGGCGCCCGCAGCGGGTGCGTTAAGAGTCATTAATTGAATTCAGATATAAGCAGACCGGTCCGGCCGATCAAGAGAAACTGTTGGCGATTTGATGCCGGTCGACAACAGATTTCAGACGTGACGTTTCTTGCCGAGGACTTTGTAGGTGAAAACGAGTCGTTGTGCCGAGGTGATAAATGAGGTCAAACCGACAATAATCAAAGCGAATTCCAGCCAGCCGCCGCGCGGCCAGGTGCCAACCGGAAGATAGTACTCGGCAATCGATCCGGCGATAATGAGAATGAACTTCTCTAAACGGCCCATGATGCCCACAGCGCAGTTTTCGATTTTCCCCATCGACTCCGCCGCCGCCCGAGTGTAGGAGGCGATGATCATGCCAAACAGGGCAAAAATGCCCCAGCCGGGATGAACCGCCCCGGAAAGAGTAATGCCAGCCAGGATGAAAAACTCGCCGTAGCGGTCGGAAACGTGATCGAGAATGCCGCCGAATACGGTGCCGATATCCCCGGCCCGAGCGGTGGAACCATCGAGCATATCGGTGAAAGCCGTGGCAATAATCCAGAACACTCCCCAGAGCATCTGGTCGCGCCAGAACGCGATACCGCCCGCAATGGCACAAAGGAAAGAGATGGCTGTCAGAATGTTCGGAGTCAATCCGAGCTTAAGACAGATATGCCCCAAAAACAGCGAAGACTCTTCATAGAAACGCCGTTTACGCTGATTAATGGTCGGTGTCGTTGTTTTCTGTTCCATTCCGCTGTTTGACATGGGGTCGAATATATATTTGTCAATGGCAGCCGTCAACAAATTCAAAAGCGATAAAACAATTCAAACGGGCCCCTCCCCGTTCCCTATTCAGGTTGACTTCGCGACCGTTACGGCGGATATTCCCGTCTATGTTTATTGACTATGTTGAAGTAGAGATCGCCGCAGGCGACGGCGGCGACGGTTGTATCGCTTTCCGGACGGAGAAATACATTCCCAAAGGGGGACCGGACGGAGGTGACGGGGGTCGTGGCGGCGACGTGACGGCAGTAGCCGATCCGAATCTGACCACCCTGCTCGATTTCCGCTATAAGAAAAAATATCGAGCCGAGAACGGCCGTCCCGGCGAGGGAAGCCTCAAAACCGGACGATCCGGTAAAGACACCATTCTGCATTTGCCGGTCGGCACCATCGTCACGGATCTCGACACCGGTCGCCAGGTCGCGGATCTGGATGAACCGGGAACGGAAATCGTTCTGGTGCGCGGCGGTCGCGGCGGCAAGGGTAACGTCCATTTCAAATCGCCTACCAATCAAACTCCGCGCAAAGCGACTCCCGGTCGTCCCGGGGAATATCTGCGAGTGTCCATGGAGTTGAAATTGCTGGCCGATGTCGGACTTGTGGGACTCCCCAATGCCGGCAAATCGACAATCCTGGCAACGTTCTCGGCCGCTCGTCCCAAGATCGCCAATTATCCTTTCACCACCCTCGTACCGAATCTCGGTATCGTAAAGCTGACCGATACTCGCAACTGTGTCATGGCCGACATTCCCGGCTTGATCGCGGGCGCCTCGGAAGGCAAAGGGCTCGGGATTCAGTTTTTGAAACACATTCAACGCACCCGGCTGCTGATATATGTTATTGACATCAACGAAGAGAATATCGAGAGTGTATACGACGAGCTTCAGAACGAGTTGAGGGAATTCGATGCCGGGCTTTTAGAACGGCCCTCGTTCGTTGCCGTGACCAAGATCGACACGATGCCGGAAGACGAGGTTGAGCGAATCGCAAAAAAATTACCCGGAGAGTTCCTTTTCATTTCGGCCGTGGCTCATCGCAACACCAACCTTTTCCTGGGAGAGATAGCCCGACGCCTTGACGAACGCCGAGCTTAAAGAGAGACTTTCTGAAGCCATCACTCTGCTTCAGGTTCCCGGTGTCGGCGCCGGTCGCTACAAGAAGCTGATCAAAGCTTTCGGGGGACCGGGGGCCGTGTTGTCCCAGCCACTTTCGAGACTGGAAGAAATCAACGGCATCTCACGTAAAACCGCCTCCGACATCCAGCGACACGCCGATGCTCAAAAAGCCCGAGCCGTTGCCGCAGAAATAATCCAACTTGGCTGGTCGGCCCTGTTCCTGGAGGATGACGACTATCCCGTTCTCCTTAAAGAGATTAACGATCCCCCGCCGATCCTCTATCGGCTGGGGCTTCCGATGGACCCGCAGGAGAAGATGATCGCGGTGGTCGGCACGCGTCATGCGACCGAAAAAGGCCGCCTGACAGCCGGTCAACTGGCCGCTGATTTGGCCGAGTCCGGGATTGCGGTTGTCTCCGGCATGGCCGAAGGAATAGACACCGCTGCGCACCGCGGCTGCCTGAATAAGAGCGGACATACGGTTGCAGTGTGGGGCACCTCGCTGGACCGGGTTTTTCCGGCCTGTAACAAGGGCCTGGCTGAGGAAATCCGCAACCGTGGAACAATTTATTCTGAGTATCTTCCGCAAACCCGCCCGGACAAAACCACTTTCCCGGAACGCAACCGGATCATCTCCGGTTTATGCGCCGGAACCGTAGTGGTTGAAGCCGGGACCAAATCCGGAGCCCTGATTACCGCTGAGCTGGCGGCCTCCCAGGGACGCGAAGTGTTCGCAGTCCCCGGTCACCCCAAAGACCGCATGAGCATTGGCGCCAATGACTTGATCCGCAACGGCGCCTGCCTGACAACATCAATTGATGACATTTTTTCTGAGCTACCCGGCCTAAAAGGTACTATATTGGCCCGGAAATTTACGCAGTTGCCGGATATGACACCTGCCGAGCGAGATATTACCAACCGCCTGGCCAACGGCGCACAGCAGCTCGACCAACTCTCACGAGCTGTCGGTCTGCCGGTTGACCAGATGATGGAACTGCTATTGGCGCTAGAACTTAAGGGTGTTATCAGGGAACTGGCTGGTAAACGGTATGTACTGACAGACGGCTACGAATGATTAAGCAAACGGTTACTATCGTCAACAGACTCGGCCTGCACGCCCGACCCTCGGCGATGCTGGTCACGGTCGCCTCCCGGTTTAAGTCCGAGGTATTTTTCACTAAGGAAAGCCTGCGCGTTAACGGCAAATCGATTATGGGCGTAATGATGCTCGCCGCGGAGCTGGGTTCGCAACTTCTGGTCGAAGTGGACGGTCCGGACGAAGAGGCGGCCATGGCCGAGATCGTGAAGACTATCGAAGGTGGGTTCGGGGGAGAAATATAGCTCTTTATTCTTGTTTTTGACCGCCGGCTTACTTATCTAACCGCTTTATTGGTGGAGTGTGGATTATTCTCGCGGGAAGGAGTATATGTCGGCCAGTCGTCGCAAGGTAATCGCCGGTTTCCCTATCGCCGGTGGGATCGCTCTGGGCAAAGCCCGGGTGGTTTTGCCGGGTGATATGCAGGTTGCCGAAGTAGCCGTACCGGCGCAGAAAATCCAGGCTGAGATCGATGCTCTTGACCGCGCCGTCGAGCGTACTATTGCCGAACTGCGGGATTTGCATCAATCGGCCGACAAGAAGATGGGCCTGCCGCTGGCGAAAATTTTCGACGCCCAGCTTCTCATCGCTTCGGATTACGAATTCCTCAAACAAGTTAAAGACCAGATCATCGCTCGTCGGCGCAACGCCGGATTCGTCTATAACAGCCTCGTCCAAAACACGACCTCACAACTTAAGCGCTCGGGAGATCGTTACATGCGCCAGATGGTGCAGGATATCGAGGCGGTCTCGAGCCGGGTTCTTTCATATTTGACCGGTTATGAGAGTTGTGAATTACATTTTTCTCCCAACACAATCATGATCGGCCGAACTTTTTCACCGGGTGATATCCTCGGTTATCGCAATCGCAAGGCCATCGCTTTTGTCGTCGCTGAAGGCGGCGCCGACTCCCACATGGCGCTGATCGCCCGCTCGCTGATGATGCCGGTCGTAGCGACCGGTCCGGCCTGGAGTGAGATACCCAACGAGGCTCCGATTATCGTGGACGGCACGGTCGGAAAAATAATCATGTACCCGACCGATGATGAATGGGCCGATTACCAGAAAAGGAGACGTCGTCTCGGACCGGCTTTCATCACCCGTCTGCGCAAGCTTTCGCCGATCCCGCCTCTCACAGCCGACGGTATTCCGTTCAACATCGCAGCCAATGTGTCTATCCCCGGCCCGGTTGATGATGTCCTCTCCGAGCGAAAGATCCCGGTCGGTCTGTTCCGGACCGAGTTCATGTATCTGGCCAACGGGAGTTTTCCCGACGAGGATACGCAGTATGAATTCTATCGCCGAATCGCCGAAAAATTCAAGGACACTACGGTTGTTCTACGCACCTTCGATCTCGGCTATGACAAGGTAGCGGATGACGGTGTCTGGCCGGATGAAAACAATCCGGCGCTGGGGTGGCGTGGTATTCGCGCCATGCTCGATATGTCGATAGTGTTCAAAAACCAGATTAGTGCTGTGCTGAGAGCCTCGACCCTGGGCAACATCAAAATAATGCTGCCGATGATCTCGCAACTCCACGAAATCGAAAAAGCGAAGAAACTGATCTCCCAGGTGAAACTGGGTCTTCGTCGCAAGGGCATTCCTTACGACGAGAATATCGAAGTCGGCATCATGGTCGAGGTTCCTTCGGCAGCCCTGCTGGCCGACAAGCTCGCCCCAAAAGTCGACTTCATGTCGATCGGCACCAACGACCTCACGCAGTATACCATGGCCGCCGATCGTCAGAACCGTAAACTCGGAGAACTTTACAGCCCGTATCAACCGGCGGTCCTGCAACTGGTCAATATGACCGTGAGAGCCTGCAGGGAACACGGCATACCGGTGTCGATCTGCGGTGAAGTGGCGGGTGACATTCTCGCTCTGCCGCTATTCATCGGCATGGGCGTGGACACGCTATCGATGGCACCCCGGAGAATCCTGGATGTTTGCCGAACGGTCAAACGAATCGATTCGCAACTTGTAAAACATCTGGTAGCCCCGATCATGGCCAGTACGACAACAAGGCTGGTCATGAACAAACTGGAAAGTTTCCGATCCGAACTGGAAAAAAAGAACCCGAAATATAAAGGAACAGCCAATTGAGCGTTTTGGACAATGTCGATAAGATCAGGGAATTCGATCCCAGCAATATGTACAATAAGATCTTCGACCTGCCGGAGCAGTTGACCGACGCCCTCAAGCTGGCCAAGCGCTGGCATATCAACGCCGATGATTTTCTCGACCCGGGCAATATCGTACTGGTCGGGATGGGAGGATCGGCTATTGCCGGCGACATGATCCGTACTCTGCTGCGCTCCACCCTGCTGGTTCCGTTCGAGATTTGCCGTCATTACTCGCTGCCCGAGTATGTCGATGATGAGACCCTGGTGCTGGCATCATCGTACAGCGGCAATACCGAAGAAACCATCTCCGCGGTTGAAGATGCTCTCGCTCGCAAAGCGATGGTGGCCGCTTTCAGCACCGGCGGTATGCTCGGCGACATCTGCAGCCTTAACGAAATCCCGATGGCACAGATGCCCGGTGGTTTGCCGCCGCGTGCGGCAATCGGGTACAGCTTCGCTCTTATGGTCCACTTCCTTGACACCGTCGGTCTTGCCAAAGGGGCTGTGGATGACATCAGGGATATGATCCCCAACCTCAGCCATTACCGCGAAGCATATATCGAGGATAATCCCACTGAAAGCAATCCGGCCAAATTGCTCGCCACCAAGATTCACGGTCGGATACCGATCGTCTATTCCGGACCGACTCTGACCGACACCGTGGGCCTTCGCCTGCGCGGACAGATCGCCGAAAATGGAAAGAATCTGGTGTTCGGGAATCAATTCCCGGAGTTCAATCACAACGAACTGGTCGGTTATTGCAACGTCGCCAAACAACATGCCGACCATCTGATAGTGATATTGTTACGCGACGCCGAGGATCATCCTCAGATACGAACTCGCATGAACATCGTCAAGGAGATCATCGACAAGGTTGGTATTGAAATCTACGAAATCCATACTAAGGGCAAGAGCCGTATGGAGCGTATGTTCAGTGCCGTCCAGATGGCTGATTTCACATCCTACTACCTGGCAGTTCTTAACGAGTCCGATCCCGAACCGGTTGAAGCAATTGACTGGCTTAAGAAGGAATTGATGGCTCGGAAGCAGATGGTATAACCGAACTGCTGAAATATGATCATGAAACGGCCTGCTTATCGCGGGCCGTTTTTTTTACATAGCATTTTCGTTTTCGAAAAAAGTTGCTAAAACGGCCAATGCTCGATATTGTAGAAATATATCAACTCCACGGAGGCTGAAGAGGAAGATGAGAAACAACTGACACGTAAATCAGTCCGATCGCTCCGATCGGCAATCAATCTAAGACAAAGAACCGGCGGGCTATCGAGTGTCTTTTGGGCAATCGGCAGTCCCTCAGATTGAGGTGTCAGTATGTCTGAAGCTCCGCTTTTATCCATCAAGAATTTATCCTTAGGTTATCATGCGACTACGGTCGTATCGAATATCAGTTTATCCATAGCGCCCGGCGAGTTAGTGACAATCATGGGCGGAAACGGTTGCGGCAAATCGACTCTTCTGAAAGCAATCGCGGCCAGGGCCACTTCTTCGGAGAATAATACAAACGGTAACGATCTTTGTTGGGAGGGTCACCTGGCTTTGCGTCCCGCCCTCTCCCTTGCTTACCTGCCACAAGTCGGTCTCTCCGGTCGGGAACTGGAGGGAAAAGCGAACCACTCGCTTCTGTTCCGCACTGCGGCGAGGTTTGGACTGGTTCTCGATGAAATAGAACCTGATCGATTATCCGAAGGGCAACGACAGAAACTTTCACTCGCCTCGGTACTGGCGTGCGATGCCGATTTGATCCTGCTCGATGAACCGACCAACTTCCTTGATCTTGGGGGTGTCGACGGCTTCGAGCAAATGGTGATCCGGCAGAAACAGCGCGGCTGCGGTTTCCTGCTGGTTACACACGACCGTTCTCTGGCCGATAATCTCGCCGACCGTACCCTGCTTATTTCAGCTAACGGTATTTACTCCGTCGAGGGAGGATATTCCGCCGCCTGGTCCCTTAAAACTACTGATTATGAAAGCCGCCAACGCCAGGCCGCAGATATCAAACGGAAAATGGACCAGCTTCAGGCCGATGCCAGACGTCGCTCAACTTGGGCTGCCAACAAGGAAAAGACCAAGAAAGGCGCCAAGTTGGAAAAACCACATATCGCCAAAATGGCTAAAAAAATGGCTGCGCGATCAAAAGCGGTGGAAATGCGAGCTGAACGTGCTCGTAAGGACCTGGAAAAGGTGAAACCTTTTGTCCCCAAGACAGTTAATCTTAAGATCGAACCATACACAGTACGTCATCGAACCTTCGTTCGTCTTGATCGTGTTGATTTTGACTATATGCCGGACCGGAGACCTCCCCTCCTCAAGCAACTTTCGTTTGAGCTGTCTACCGCTTCCAAGACCTGTTTATTAGGTGCGAACGGGGCTGGTAAAACCACTCTGCTGAATCTCATACTGGGAAAACTTAAACCTCTTCGAGGTAATATCCATCGCAACGGAAATGTCTCCGCCGTTTATTTACCACAGGGACTTAAGGGAGTGTTTGACAACGGCAGCCTGCTCGACAACATGGGACTGGGACATCATGATGAAACCCAAGTCCGCCAGTATTTAGGAGCAGCCCTTCTGAGACGCGACAAGGTCACCGAAGCGGTGGAGCGGTTTTCACCGGGAGAATTGATGCGAGCAGCGGTGGTACGGTGCCTCCTGGACAAGGCCGAGTTCATGATTCTGGATGAGCCTACCAGTAATCTTGATATTGAGTCAATCGAGGTTTTGGAGCACCTGTTACAGGAGTTTCCTGGTGGATTCCTGTTGATTAGCCATGATCGCAGTTTCGTGCAAAACATAGCCCGTCAACTCATAGTAATAGAGAACGGTGAGTTGAGTCTGATGTGATGTTAAGATATTTTACAGCAATGCCTTAATCGCAAGGAACGGGTGCCGCTCCGCCCTGGAATATGTAAGCTACCAGATAAACGAGGTCAGAGATATCAGCATCACCACCACTGGCATTGGCATCGGCTTCTTCCATACAGACAGGATCCGGACCGCTTAGAAAGAGCCAGTTGACAAAATAAACGATGTCACTGATATCGAAACCATCACCGGCGTGGTTGACATCCCCGCGCACGACACAGCAGCTTTCACTCTCGGACCAGTTCTGCCAGAAACCGGAATTGAGCTGATAGCTCCCGACCGTAGAAATACCTGCAGCTGTCTGGCCGATGGTCGAACCGAGAAAAAGCGTCCCAACGCTCTGCATGCCGCCGCCCGAAGCCATTACGTGCCAGTCGGAATTAGCTGATGAAACAGCTTCAGTCGCCTCGACAACAGGATCGGTTTCCACCGTCGTCAGGTTCGATTTAACCTCAGTAGCTGTATCAGTTTCGACTTTTTGGACGGTAGTTGTGGTAACAGTTTTAACATCAGTCTTGGTGGAACTCTTCGACGGTTGTTTCAGATCAACATCTCGATCGGCTCCGTAAGCAGACATCGCTACCAACAGAACTGCTAGTAGCATTAGAAGCACAGATAACAGTTTTGTCATACTATTCTCCCTGATTAGCCGGAATATAGCATAAAACCGCTATTTTCAAAGGGAAAACAGCATTACCGGGTCCGCGAGCTCCCATTTTAAAAGACTCAAGTGGAACTATCCGGAAGCCGATCTCCTCCAAACCGGCTGTAGGTCTGCACGGAATCGGTGCAAACCGGCATAAAATAAGCGTTTTTAACCTATTGGAGTAGAAATGTATCCGGTTTTTTCCTTTGAAAATGGCCATTTTATTGTATTTTACAGCTTGGATACTGCTCGCAGAGGCTTTGCATAACATAAACCGAACAGACGATTGATGGTACATATCCACCTATGTGTCCCATCCGCCCCACCGGATGAGGGCCACTTCAAGTATTACAGGAATGGAGGAAGTTTTGAAAATGCGTTCATGGCTCTGCCTGGCATTGCTGTGCGTACTGTTGCCGCTCGTAGCTTATGGCAGCTCGGCGCCCCAGACAGTACAGATTAGTGATGCCGCCAACGGCGTAACCCTTCTTCAGCAAGACGACAATGGTCTGCGTCTGCGGCTTGACGTCGGCACAATCAACATCGCCGAAGTTATTACTAAGAAAGGCGCTTATAGCGTTGTCGCCGCTCAGGGCCTCACCGGCTCCAAAGAAATCGGTGAACCGTTCCTGCCCACTGCCGGAAATGTAATTGCGATCCCCCTTGGCTGCAAGCTGTCGGCGGAAGTAATTCATTCCGACGTTGAGGAAATTAAACTTTCCGATCTCGGTTTCGACATGCCGGTTATGCCGGCGCAACCTTCGGTCTCCAAATCGGAAGACCCGGAATCACTCCCCTTCATGCAGGATGAAGGAACTTATCAGATGTCCGGTTTCTATCAGCCGGAGATGGTTGTCACGAGAGAGGAAGGAATCATGCGTGGAGTCAGAATGGGCCACGTCGAGATTAACCCATTCGAATACTCTCCTTCCGAGAACATTCTACGCGTGCATAAGAACATTGAAGTTCGGATAAATTTCGATAATGCCGACTGGGGTGCGACCGATATGCTTTTCGATCGCTATTACTCCCCGGTATTCGAACCGGTCTGGAACAAGGCGATCAACTATGAAGATATGTTCGCCGGCTCCAAGGCTAACCTGCTGACCTATCCCATCGGTTACATTATTATTGCCGACCGGATGTTCGAGGACCAGTTGCAGCCTTTCATCGAGTGGAAAACTCGTAAGGGCTTTGAGGTACACGTTGCCTATTTCGACGTGATCAGCAATGATCGCACCGCCGTTCATAACTACCTGGACAGCCTCTACACCAACATGGTCCCGGCGCCCTCCATGGCTTTGATCGTCGGCGACGCCCAACAGCTCGATCCCTATTCGGGAACGGCAGGCAGCCATGTGACCGACCTGTACTTCTTCGAGTTTACCGACGATCTTTTCCCGGAGATGTGGTACGGTCGTTTCTCAGCGCAGACAACCGCACAACTTCAGCCGCAGATCGACAAAACACTCGAATACGAAATGTACCAGATGCCCGACCCGAGCTACCTGGGTGAAGTTACCATGGTATCCGGTGTCGACGGTACCTATGCCTCCACCTACGGCAACGGTCAGATCAACTACGGCACGAACTACTACTTCAATCTCGCTCATGGAATCGACCCGCATGTCTGGCTGTATCCG contains:
- the obgE gene encoding GTPase ObgE, encoding MFIDYVEVEIAAGDGGDGCIAFRTEKYIPKGGPDGGDGGRGGDVTAVADPNLTTLLDFRYKKKYRAENGRPGEGSLKTGRSGKDTILHLPVGTIVTDLDTGRQVADLDEPGTEIVLVRGGRGGKGNVHFKSPTNQTPRKATPGRPGEYLRVSMELKLLADVGLVGLPNAGKSTILATFSAARPKIANYPFTTLVPNLGIVKLTDTRNCVMADIPGLIAGASEGKGLGIQFLKHIQRTRLLIYVIDINEENIESVYDELQNELREFDAGLLERPSFVAVTKIDTMPEDEVERIAKKLPGEFLFISAVAHRNTNLFLGEIARRLDERRA
- a CDS encoding HPr family phosphocarrier protein, which encodes MIKQTVTIVNRLGLHARPSAMLVTVASRFKSEVFFTKESLRVNGKSIMGVMMLAAELGSQLLVEVDGPDEEAAMAEIVKTIEGGFGGEI
- the dprA gene encoding DNA-processing protein DprA, whose protein sequence is MTNAELKERLSEAITLLQVPGVGAGRYKKLIKAFGGPGAVLSQPLSRLEEINGISRKTASDIQRHADAQKARAVAAEIIQLGWSALFLEDDDYPVLLKEINDPPPILYRLGLPMDPQEKMIAVVGTRHATEKGRLTAGQLAADLAESGIAVVSGMAEGIDTAAHRGCLNKSGHTVAVWGTSLDRVFPACNKGLAEEIRNRGTIYSEYLPQTRPDKTTFPERNRIISGLCAGTVVVEAGTKSGALITAELAASQGREVFAVPGHPKDRMSIGANDLIRNGACLTTSIDDIFSELPGLKGTILARKFTQLPDMTPAERDITNRLANGAQQLDQLSRAVGLPVDQMMELLLALELKGVIRELAGKRYVLTDGYE
- a CDS encoding inositol-3-phosphate synthase, translating into MSKVRVAIIGVGNCASSLVQGVEFYKKAKDDDQIPGLMHVNLGGYHIRDIEFSAAIDIDANKVGKDLSEAIFTKPNNTYKFCNVPKLGVPVMRGMTHDGLGYYLSQIITKAPGDTVDIVKLLKDTKTDVVINYLPVGSEHATKWYVEQILEAGCGFVNCIPVFIAREPYWQKRFKEKGLPVIGDDIKSQVGATIAHRVLTRLFLERGVRLERTSQLNVGGNTDFYNMLERSRLESKKISKTNAVTSQLNYDIGADNVHIGPSDYVAWLTDRKWAYIRLEGTTFGNVPLNIEMKMEVWDSPNSAGVVIDALRCCKLGLDNGLSGALLEPSSYFKKSPPVQYTDDEARRLTEEFIAKYGWKQTDVKKTARRTTKLAAKKATTKKPVTGTQKAAAPKKTTTAKKRVVRKKK
- a CDS encoding PfkB family carbohydrate kinase, with the protein product MITAIGNPVYDYIKTHRINPSGRVLSGCSTNAALALAKIGRPVRLVGAIGEDYREHLMKSLAQLHIDVRIIPSNESGGFSLIYYDNMGNRTLDLLGRAADIGEIDPAWYADSEAVLIGPILGEVSFDNIRRIRATFDGLFFCDPQGLIRNADADKRIYHEKVDGIEEILGLFDIVKPNELEGKVLTGIDCRRDPYEAARIIKSWGPKIVIVTLAELGSIIYDGNNFIDIPPHPVDLLDSTGAGDTYMAGFTHEYLKTGGDLRRAGCFASCTSSIMIENTGPDFPMTEAMIRERQEHLLAMEGFKVDVAVNK
- a CDS encoding TetR/AcrR family transcriptional regulator produces the protein MPESLNENLINELAANGTAGDTFRRLTPDKKSRVYRTALKLFAEFGYDGLSVDQFCREAGISKGSFFQYFPSKSHLLEFTVLMFDDYLGRWMQSLRQAETAALARDRIRYLCNALIVNSRLYRDEEQFYLFVTRALYHSAVALEGVDIERHFSDYVNDIIIRGEQTGEIRSDADAELTAHLVELVVSALVKRRYIDHSIRPRQMADYLISFLFDGIKA
- a CDS encoding CDP-alcohol phosphatidyltransferase family protein — translated: MEQKTTTPTINQRKRRFYEESSLFLGHICLKLGLTPNILTAISFLCAIAGGIAFWRDQMLWGVFWIIATAFTDMLDGSTARAGDIGTVFGGILDHVSDRYGEFFILAGITLSGAVHPGWGIFALFGMIIASYTRAAAESMGKIENCAVGIMGRLEKFILIIAGSIAEYYLPVGTWPRGGWLEFALIIVGLTSFITSAQRLVFTYKVLGKKRHV